A single region of the Oryzias latipes chromosome 21, ASM223467v1 genome encodes:
- the LOC111946721 gene encoding sarcoplasmic reticulum histidine-rich calcium-binding protein-like isoform X2 has translation MADLDRTECHTAAEECISSDGNRQASSSGEKKKKDELKHHGGDDDGDDDGNRQASSSGEKKKKDALKHHGGDDDGDDDGDDDGDGQVSSSGGQKKKGDTKMEAPKHHGGDDDDDDDDGDGQASSSGGRKKKGEAIMEAPKHRGGDDDDDVDDDDDGDGQASSSGGRKKKGDTKMEAPKHRGGDDDDDVDDDDDGDGQASSSGGRKKKGDTKMEAPKHRGGDDDDDVDDDDDGGGQVSSYGGQKKKKLI, from the exons ATGGCAGATCTTGATCGAACTGAATGCCATACAGCAGCTGAAGAATGCATCTCATCAG ATGGAAACAGGCAAGCCTCAAGCtctggtgaaaaaaagaaaaaggatgaacTCAAACATCATGGTGGCGATGATGATGGCGATGATG ATGGAAACAGGCAAGCCTCAAGCtctggtgaaaaaaagaaaaaggatgcaCTCAAACATCATGGTGGCGATGATGATGGCGATGATGATGGCGATGATG ATGGAGACGGGCAGGTCTCAAGCTCTggtggacaaaagaaaaaaggagacacCAAAATGGAAGCACCGAAACATCATGGTGGCGATgacgatgatgacgatgatg ATGGAGACGGGCAGGCCTCAAGCTCTGGTGGACGAAAGAAGAAAGGAGAAGCCATAATGGAAGCACCGAAACATCGTGGTGGCGATGATGATGACGACGTTGATGACGATGATG ATGGAGACGGGCAGGCCTCAAGCTCTGGTGgacgaaagaaaaaaggagacacCAAAATGGAAGCACCGAAACATCGTGGTGGCGATGATGATGACGacgttgatgatgatgatg ATGGAGACGGGCAGGCCTCAAGCTCTGGTGgacgaaagaaaaaaggagacacCAAAATGGAAGCACCGAAACATCGTGGTGGCGATGATGATGACGacgttgatgatgatgatg ATGGAGGCGGGCAGGTCTCAAGCTATggtggacaaaagaaaaaaaagttgatttaa
- the LOC111946721 gene encoding uncharacterized protein LOC111946721 isoform X7 produces MKRHSWRLLWQILIELNAIQQLKNASHQMETGKPQALVKKRKRMNSNIMVAMMMAMMMETGKPQALVKKRKRMHSNIMVAMMMAMMMAMMMETGRSQALVDKRKKETPKWKHRNIMVAMTMMTMMMETGRPQALVDERKKETPKWKHRNIVVAMMMTTLMMMMMEAGRSQAMVDKRKKS; encoded by the exons ATGAAAAGGCACAG TTGGAGGCTGCTATGGCAGATCTTGATCGAACTGAATGCCATACAGCAGCTGAAGAATGCATCTCATCAG ATGGAAACAGGCAAGCCTCAAGCtctggtgaaaaaaagaaaaaggatgaacTCAAACATCATGGTGGCGATGATGATGGCGATGATG ATGGAAACAGGCAAGCCTCAAGCtctggtgaaaaaaagaaaaaggatgcaCTCAAACATCATGGTGGCGATGATGATGGCGATGATGATGGCGATGATG ATGGAGACGGGCAGGTCTCAAGCTCTggtggacaaaagaaaaaaggagacacCAAAATGGAAGCACCGAAACATCATGGTGGCGATgacgatgatgacgatgatg ATGGAGACGGGCAGGCCTCAAGCTCTGGTGgacgaaagaaaaaaggagacacCAAAATGGAAGCACCGAAACATCGTGGTGGCGATGATGATGACGacgttgatgatgatgatg ATGGAGGCGGGCAGGTCTCAAGCTATggtggacaaaagaaaaaaaagttga
- the LOC111946721 gene encoding sarcoplasmic reticulum histidine-rich calcium-binding protein-like isoform X3, which yields MGPSNQPITALCQRAVRAKVHTCRELLSDKMERFQKGIKKLQTHHGECEIRHEKAQLEAAMADLDRTECHTAAEECISSDGDEQASSSGGRKKKGDTKMEAPKQSGGDDDNVDDDDGDGQASSSGGRKKKGEAIMEAPKHRGGDDDDDVDDDDDGDGQASSSGGRKKKGDTKMEAPKHRGGDDDDDVDDDDDGDGQASSSGGRKKKGDTKMEAPKHRGGDDDDDVDDDDDGGGQVSSYGGQKKKKLI from the exons ATGGGCCCAtcaaatcagccaatcacagcgcTTTGCCAGAGAGCAGTGAGGGCAAAAGTCCACACCTGCAGGGAGCTGCTTAGTGACAAGATGGAGCGTTTTCAAAAGGGGATCAAGAAGTTGCAGACTCACCATGGAGAGTGTGAAATAAGGCATGAAAAGGCACAG TTGGAGGCTGCTATGGCAGATCTTGATCGAACTGAATGCCATACAGCAGCTGAAGAATGCATCTCATCAG ATGGAGACGAGCAGGCCTCAAGCTctggtggaagaaagaaaaaaggagacacCAAAATGGAAGCACCGAAACAGAGTGGAGGCGATGATGATAACGTTGACGATGATG ATGGAGACGGGCAGGCCTCAAGCTCTGGTGGACGAAAGAAGAAAGGAGAAGCCATAATGGAAGCACCGAAACATCGTGGTGGCGATGATGATGACGACGTTGATGACGATGATG ATGGAGACGGGCAGGCCTCAAGCTCTGGTGgacgaaagaaaaaaggagacacCAAAATGGAAGCACCGAAACATCGTGGTGGCGATGATGATGACGacgttgatgatgatgatg ATGGAGACGGGCAGGCCTCAAGCTCTGGTGgacgaaagaaaaaaggagacacCAAAATGGAAGCACCGAAACATCGTGGTGGCGATGATGATGACGacgttgatgatgatgatg ATGGAGGCGGGCAGGTCTCAAGCTATggtggacaaaagaaaaaaaagttgatttaa
- the LOC111946721 gene encoding acidic leucine-rich nuclear phosphoprotein 32-related protein 1-like isoform X4 — MGPSNQPITALCQRAVRAKVHTCRELLSDKMERFQKGIKKLQTHHGECEIRHEKAQLEAAMADLDRTECHTAAEECISSDGDEQASSSGGRKKKGDTKMEAPKQSGGDDDNVDDDDGDGQVSSSGGQKKKGDTKMEAPKHHGGDDDDDDDDGDGQASSSGGRKKKGEAIMEAPKHRGGDDDDDVDDDDDGDGQASSSGGRKKKGDTKMEAPKHRGGDDDDDVDDDDDGGGQVSSYGGQKKKKLI; from the exons ATGGGCCCAtcaaatcagccaatcacagcgcTTTGCCAGAGAGCAGTGAGGGCAAAAGTCCACACCTGCAGGGAGCTGCTTAGTGACAAGATGGAGCGTTTTCAAAAGGGGATCAAGAAGTTGCAGACTCACCATGGAGAGTGTGAAATAAGGCATGAAAAGGCACAG TTGGAGGCTGCTATGGCAGATCTTGATCGAACTGAATGCCATACAGCAGCTGAAGAATGCATCTCATCAG ATGGAGACGAGCAGGCCTCAAGCTctggtggaagaaagaaaaaaggagacacCAAAATGGAAGCACCGAAACAGAGTGGAGGCGATGATGATAACGTTGACGATGATG ATGGAGACGGGCAGGTCTCAAGCTCTggtggacaaaagaaaaaaggagacacCAAAATGGAAGCACCGAAACATCATGGTGGCGATgacgatgatgacgatgatg ATGGAGACGGGCAGGCCTCAAGCTCTGGTGGACGAAAGAAGAAAGGAGAAGCCATAATGGAAGCACCGAAACATCGTGGTGGCGATGATGATGACGACGTTGATGACGATGATG ATGGAGACGGGCAGGCCTCAAGCTCTGGTGgacgaaagaaaaaaggagacacCAAAATGGAAGCACCGAAACATCGTGGTGGCGATGATGATGACGacgttgatgatgatgatg ATGGAGGCGGGCAGGTCTCAAGCTATggtggacaaaagaaaaaaaagttgatttaa
- the LOC111946721 gene encoding uncharacterized protein LOC111946721 isoform X5: MKRHSWRLLWQILIELNAIQQLKNASHQMETGKPQALVKKRKRMNSNIMVAMMMAMMMETGKPQALVKKRKRMHSNIMVAMMMAMMMAMMMETGRSQALVDKRKKETPKWKHRNIMVAMTMMTMMMETGRPQALVDERKKETPKWKHRNIVVAMMMTTLMMMMMETGRPQALVDERKKETPKWKHRNIVVAMMMTTLMMMMMEAGRSQAMVDKRKKS; encoded by the exons ATGAAAAGGCACAG TTGGAGGCTGCTATGGCAGATCTTGATCGAACTGAATGCCATACAGCAGCTGAAGAATGCATCTCATCAG ATGGAAACAGGCAAGCCTCAAGCtctggtgaaaaaaagaaaaaggatgaacTCAAACATCATGGTGGCGATGATGATGGCGATGATG ATGGAAACAGGCAAGCCTCAAGCtctggtgaaaaaaagaaaaaggatgcaCTCAAACATCATGGTGGCGATGATGATGGCGATGATGATGGCGATGATG ATGGAGACGGGCAGGTCTCAAGCTCTggtggacaaaagaaaaaaggagacacCAAAATGGAAGCACCGAAACATCATGGTGGCGATgacgatgatgacgatgatg ATGGAGACGGGCAGGCCTCAAGCTCTGGTGgacgaaagaaaaaaggagacacCAAAATGGAAGCACCGAAACATCGTGGTGGCGATGATGATGACGacgttgatgatgatgatg ATGGAGACGGGCAGGCCTCAAGCTCTGGTGgacgaaagaaaaaaggagacacCAAAATGGAAGCACCGAAACATCGTGGTGGCGATGATGATGACGacgttgatgatgatgatg ATGGAGGCGGGCAGGTCTCAAGCTATggtggacaaaagaaaaaaaagttga
- the LOC111946721 gene encoding sarcoplasmic reticulum histidine-rich calcium-binding protein-like isoform X1: MGPSNQPITALCQRAVRAKVHTCRELLSDKMERFQKGIKKLQTHHGECEIRHEKAQLEAAMADLDRTECHTAAEECISSDGDEQASSSGGRKKKGDTKMEAPKQSGGDDDNVDDDDGDGQVSSSGGQKKKGDTKMEAPKHHGGDDDDDDDDGDGQASSSGGRKKKGEAIMEAPKHRGGDDDDDVDDDDDGDGQASSSGGRKKKGDTKMEAPKHRGGDDDDDVDDDDDGDGQASSSGGRKKKGDTKMEAPKHRGGDDDDDVDDDDDGGGQVSSYGGQKKKKLI; the protein is encoded by the exons ATGGGCCCAtcaaatcagccaatcacagcgcTTTGCCAGAGAGCAGTGAGGGCAAAAGTCCACACCTGCAGGGAGCTGCTTAGTGACAAGATGGAGCGTTTTCAAAAGGGGATCAAGAAGTTGCAGACTCACCATGGAGAGTGTGAAATAAGGCATGAAAAGGCACAG TTGGAGGCTGCTATGGCAGATCTTGATCGAACTGAATGCCATACAGCAGCTGAAGAATGCATCTCATCAG ATGGAGACGAGCAGGCCTCAAGCTctggtggaagaaagaaaaaaggagacacCAAAATGGAAGCACCGAAACAGAGTGGAGGCGATGATGATAACGTTGACGATGATG ATGGAGACGGGCAGGTCTCAAGCTCTggtggacaaaagaaaaaaggagacacCAAAATGGAAGCACCGAAACATCATGGTGGCGATgacgatgatgacgatgatg ATGGAGACGGGCAGGCCTCAAGCTCTGGTGGACGAAAGAAGAAAGGAGAAGCCATAATGGAAGCACCGAAACATCGTGGTGGCGATGATGATGACGACGTTGATGACGATGATG ATGGAGACGGGCAGGCCTCAAGCTCTGGTGgacgaaagaaaaaaggagacacCAAAATGGAAGCACCGAAACATCGTGGTGGCGATGATGATGACGacgttgatgatgatgatg ATGGAGACGGGCAGGCCTCAAGCTCTGGTGgacgaaagaaaaaaggagacacCAAAATGGAAGCACCGAAACATCGTGGTGGCGATGATGATGACGacgttgatgatgatgatg ATGGAGGCGGGCAGGTCTCAAGCTATggtggacaaaagaaaaaaaagttgatttaa
- the LOC111946721 gene encoding uncharacterized protein LOC111946721 isoform X6, whose product MKRHSWRLLWQILIELNAIQQLKNASHQMETSRPQALVEERKKETPKWKHRNRVEAMMITLTMMMETGRSQALVDKRKKETPKWKHRNIMVAMTMMTMMMETGRPQALVDERKKETPKWKHRNIVVAMMMTTLMMMMMETGRPQALVDERKKETPKWKHRNIVVAMMMTTLMMMMMEAGRSQAMVDKRKKS is encoded by the exons ATGAAAAGGCACAG TTGGAGGCTGCTATGGCAGATCTTGATCGAACTGAATGCCATACAGCAGCTGAAGAATGCATCTCATCAG ATGGAGACGAGCAGGCCTCAAGCTctggtggaagaaagaaaaaaggagacacCAAAATGGAAGCACCGAAACAGAGTGGAGGCGATGATGATAACGTTGACGATGATG ATGGAGACGGGCAGGTCTCAAGCTCTggtggacaaaagaaaaaaggagacacCAAAATGGAAGCACCGAAACATCATGGTGGCGATgacgatgatgacgatgatg ATGGAGACGGGCAGGCCTCAAGCTCTGGTGgacgaaagaaaaaaggagacacCAAAATGGAAGCACCGAAACATCGTGGTGGCGATGATGATGACGacgttgatgatgatgatg ATGGAGACGGGCAGGCCTCAAGCTCTGGTGgacgaaagaaaaaaggagacacCAAAATGGAAGCACCGAAACATCGTGGTGGCGATGATGATGACGacgttgatgatgatgatg ATGGAGGCGGGCAGGTCTCAAGCTATggtggacaaaagaaaaaaaagttga